CGCTGCAGCTGCTTCCGGCTCACCGGTGGAGCCCCCGCTCCGAAGCCTGTCGATATAGGGCTCCGAAGACCTGTGCTGACGCAGAAAATCCAATCCTCGCTGCTGCCGTGCAGCGTAGGCATCAACGTCCTTCCACAGTCCCTCGACTGTCCGCCGTGCCTCTCGGGGGGCGGCGTACACAGCCGCCTCTCCATACACAGGCTCGAACGAAGGATCAAGAATCACGGGAGTTCCCGCCTTCAGGGCTGCCACTACGCAGGGTTCCACCGATTCGGTCCAAGGCTGATCTGAATAGTGGACGAGGAAGTCGAGCCCTTCGATGTAGTCAAGCACTCCTTCCTCGCTCGGGTGCTCCACGAGCCACTGGTCAGGGATCCCGTCAGCTCCAACAACACCTCGCTGACGAAGCACCTCAGCGTCAGAGCGCAGGGCTACTCGCGGAGTGCCGCTCACGGGATAGGCCTGACTTCGAACCGATTTCAACGGCCAGTGCGTCTCGGTCTCCTCAACGGGCCGCCCGATCACTGGAGAACGTTCGGGGTCAGGCTGCCTCGGTTCGAGATCGGGTGCATAGGCGACGACCGAGGTCCAGTTCGTCTCCGACAGTTCCTGCGGAGGAAGCTGACTCGTGATGAACTCACGCGCCACCGCTGTCTGGGGTGCCCAAACAGGCTTCAGCCCGAAGGTCTGCAGGCAGTTCTGGCTGACCTGATCGACCGAGTAATAGCGGCCATCGCCGCCAAGCTGGGCAGGGAGCTGGTTTGCGACGGACACGATCCGGTCCGCCTGTATCTTAGACTCAAGACCAGTGGCAAGCTGCATGACGGCAGGCCAATGCAGGACCATCAGCGGAGTGGTGACAGCCCGATCCAGCGTCAGCCAGTCGAGCCTGCCTTCCAGGAAGAGCCGCTCGAGCTCGGGCACCATGCGGCGCTTGGAAGCATTCGGAGCCAGACCGTTCTGCAGAGCGAGGAAGCCGACTTTGAGCCCTGCGTCCAACGAGGCCTGGATCTCCTGCATAAGTCCCACGGTGTTGCCGCCAAGCATGCCGAACTCTGAAACGTAGATCACGTCGTAATGCGGCACATGTGATTTGTCGCGCTCGGGCAGGAAGGACGGAGGCGCCACGAACAGTCGCTTCTCCGGGTTCTTCGGCATGTAAGGCCTGGCGCCGGCACGGATATCCTGGTGCCAAGCGCCGTAGGCACGCTGGTAGATCTCGCGGTCGGGATGCCTGTATCCCAGTCCGAAGTCCGTGGAGGTCAGGTTGTCATCACCCAGAAGCGAGAAAGCCATGGGGATGGGGTCGTCCGAAATCAACTTGGTCTCGAAGACCAGCTCAAAGCGTCGTTTGTATTCGTTGTCCGCAGACTTACGAACTGCATCCCAGTAGCCCAACTTCTGCTTGACCACCTCGGTGCGGTACATGATGGACGCGAAACTCGGGTGAATCACCCGGTCGGGGCCCCACCGGACTTGGAACTTCAAGTCTTCATCCACACGAACCCACTGCACGATGTTCGCGTGCTTCTTCGGGTGCTTGATGAGGTCCTTCGCCTGACGAGCGATACGTTCAGGGTGATGCCAGTCGTCCTTGTCCGCGATGGTGACGAACTCTCCCCGAGCGATGTCGAAGGCGTCGTTGCGGACCGCGTAGGCACCCCGATTCTGCTCGCACAGCACCAGGCGAATCCGGCTGTCCTTCGCCGCCCAGGCTTCCAGCTGCTCGCGGTAAGGCGTCGGTGTGCCGTCGTCGTTCACCTGCGGAGATGCGTCGTCGATGATGATGATCTCGAGGTTCTGCCAGGACTGCCCGAGCAAAGAACGAATAGCTACGTCAGTGGCCGGATTCGGCTCATAAATGGGCATGATGACCGTGACCAGGGGCAGGTCTTTGCCTTCCACCGGCTTCACATCGCAGGCAATCTCGTAGAAGGAGGGACTCTCGGGATTTTCGAACTGCAGAGGCGCCAGTCCGTACTTGGTGAACTCCCTGCCCAAACGCGCAGTCCACTCGGAGGCCTTGTCCTTGTCGCCGGTGACGTTCGGGTTGACCGTGTTCAGACTCAGGTACCGCTGCGAATATGCACGGTCATAGTCAGGCTCGTCATAGTCGAGAACTTCACCGGCTCTGGCGCATTCCCCGTTCCAAGTCAGCAGGTCCGAGTAGTAGGAACGGTCCACCCCCTCGGTGAAGGCACGCATCCCATAGAGGTCCTCCGCGAATGAGTACATCGAGAGGCATGTAAAGAGATCCCTGTTATCGAGGCGCTGGCTGTAGAGCACCCGAGCCAAAGAGAAATACGCCGGAAGCCACAGCAGATCCTGCATCTCGGAGCGAGCTCCCAGGTCATGGGAGCGAAAACGGAGGGACTCGATCTCCCGGGTCAGCGCTCGATAGTCGAACCTCCCCGAAGTCGCGGAGAGCGCAAGAACGTCTCGAGCCCCAGTGAGACGAGTTTCTCGTGCCAAGTTGGCGAACCATTGAAGGCGACCACCGCGTCGCAGCTGGTTGGCCCAGTGAACGAGTGTGGGGTCGTTTCCGGAGACCAGACCCGCAGAGGCGGACTGCACCACGGGGGCCGGCAGATCGAAAGCATTGCCGAAGAGCCGACGTCGCGCGTTCTCGTTGCCATAGATGACAACACCGAGAAGCCCCACAACGAGTGCCACCAAGCAGGCCAGGGCCAAAGCCCAGATCTGCAGCAGAGCAGCGACAACCGCTGCCAGGGCGAAGACTGCCGCCGTGATCAGTGCGGCCTGATGGACGCGGCTCATCCCACGAACTCCCCGCTTGACCTTTCCAAGTGTGCTCAAGGTGCTGACTGTCCTCCGGCTAGGCTTGTCCGGACGCGGTCGGCTGTCCGGCGCTGGCCAGTCTAAGCGGTTTGCAACGTCGCCATGAGAGACACGCACCCGTGATCAGGCCCCAGGGGTTCTATATTGCCCGCTGATAGAATGAGGTGCGCTCTGCCGGGCGCGCACGCCCGAACGGCGAGCCGCCGCAGGGCATGAGGCAGCAGGAGAGGACGACCAGCACTTATGGCAGCTGTGACAGCTGAGGCGCCGTACACGCTCGGCGCCAAGCGAGTCGTAGAGATGGACGGCCGCAGGCTCTCCCGCGTCGGTGCCCGCCCCACCCTCCTGCAGTACATGAAGGACCTCTGGCGATTCCGCCACTTCCTCATCTACGACTCCCGAGCCCGCACGTCTTCGCAGAACAACATGGACTCGCTCGGCCGCGTCTGGATGATCATCAACCCCCTCCTGCAGGCCGCCGTCTACTTCTTCATCTTCGGCTACATCCTCGAGACCCACCGCGACGTGGTGAACTTCCTCGGATACCTCATCATCGGAGTGCTGACCTTCCGGTTCATCACCGGAGCAGTCACCAGCGGCTCCACCTCCATCGCCGGCAATCAGAGCGTCGTCCAATCGTTCAACTTCCCGCGAGCCTGCCTGCCCATCTCCACCGTCATCCGTGAGCTCTTCGCCACCGTGCCCATCTTCGTGGTCATGGCACTCATCGTCTACTTCATGGGCGACTACCAAGTCGGTGACATGGAACGAGCCGAGATCACCCTCGGATGGGACTGGCTCATCTTCTTCCCCGTGATTTTCCTCGCCCTCTTGGTCATGACCGGGCTGGGCCTGATGCTGGCTCGCCTGGTGGCCAAGTACAACGACGTCAAACACCTCATCCAGGTGGCCACGCGCCTCTGGTTCTACGCCTCCGCGGTGATCTTCAGCGTGGAACGCTTCTCGGACCTGGGCCACGACTGGATCATCACCGTGATGCACTTCAACCCCGCGTTCTGCATCCTCGACATCATCCGTGACGCCTGGCTCTACGACGGCATCGGCGAACCCTTCCGCTGGGCCGTGCTCATCGGCTGGGCCATCGGCGCGATGGTCATCGGCATGATCGTCTTCTGGCGCGGCGAAGAGACCTACGGACGGGAGCGCTGAAACCCCCATGACAGCATCCGCCTACACCCCCCGCCGCGCCAACTGGCTCACCTCCCCCGAAGCCGAAGGGCTCGACACCGACCCCGAGATCCTCACTGACGGGTTCGGCGACATCGAAGAGATCGCCTGGGACGACGCCCCCCTCACTCACAGCGCACCCGTCGTCGAGACCGTCGACCCCGAGAACGTCTCCGTCGCCGTCGACGGCGCCTCCAAGACCTACCGCGTCCGCTCCAGCAACGAATACCTCAAAGAGAAGCACAAGGCCGCCCGCCAGGTGAAGAGAGTCCTCGGCTCCGGCTGGCTCGAAGTCCCCGCTCTGCAGCCCGTCAGCTTTGTGGTCAACCGCGGCGAAACCGTCGGCGTGATCGGCACCAACGGGTCAGGAAAGTCCACCCTGATGAAGCTGCTCACCGGAAAAATCCGTCCCACCGACGGAGAGGTCTACGCCACCTCCACCCCCGTGATGCTCGGCGTCAACGCCGCCCTCGTCAAAGAAATCTCCGGACGAGAGAACATCCGCCTCGGCTGCCTCGCCATGGGCCTCTCCCCCAAAGAGACGCAAGACCGCTTCCCCCTGATCGTAGAGATCTCCGGACTCCAGGATTCTCTCGACATGCCCCTGAAGGCATACTCCTCCGGCATGGCTTCCCGGCTGCAGTTCGCCATCGCCACCGCCGTGGACCCCGACATTCTCCTCATCGACGAAGCCCTCAACACCGGCGACGCCAAATTCCGGGCACGCACCAAAGAACGGCTCGACGAAGTCCGTGAACAGGCCGGCTGCGTCTTCCTCGTCTCCCACTCCCTCGGCACCATCAAACAGATGTGCACCCGAGTGCTGTGGATAGAGCAGGGCCAGCTCCTCGCCGACGGCGACCCCGAATGGGTCTGCTCCCAGTACCAGGAGTACACCGACCATTCCTCCAACGGGCGACGCCGCTCAGCGCAGATCGTCTACGACCGCACCCTGCTGAAGCTCTCCCCCGTCCAGGTCGAATTCGCCGACGGCACGCGCCCCAAAAAAGCAGCGCCCGCCTGAGCCTGAGCCTCCCCGCGGGAGGCCCTGACCAAACGGGCGCTGGAAGCTGCTCAGCTCAGCTGAGGCCGGAGGCTCTCAGCCGAACCAGATGCTGATCTCGCGCTCCGCAGACTCCGGGGAATCCGAGCCGTGGACGAGATTCTTCTGAACCTTCTCCCCCCAGTCGCGGCCCAAGTCACCACGAATGGTTCCCGGAGCCGCCGCCGTGGGGTCGGAGACGCCGCAGAGGGAGCGGAAGCCGGCGATGACGCCCTCACCCTCCACCACGGCGGCCACGATGGGGCCGGAGAGCATGAAGTCCACCAGCGGCTGGAAGAAGGGCTTGCCCTCGTGCTCCGCGTAGTGCTCGGCGAGCTGCGCCGGGGTGGCGGTCAGCTTCGTCAGCTCTGCGATTCGGTAGCCCTTAGCCTCGATACGGCGCAGGACCTCACCGGTCAGGCCACGCTCCACACCATCGGGCTTGATGAGCACCAAAGTCTGTTCGCTCATGAATCCTTCTCCTCACGTTCGGCGGCCAGTTCTTCTTCCAGCCTGTATCTTTCCATCTTTTCAACGTCCAGCTTGGCGCCGGTTCTCACCGCATACCACCAGCAGGCCAGGAACCCTAACCCCGGGATCAGCGCCAGCGGAACCCACAGGCCGTACTCGGTGATCAGGGCGGTCCAGAGGAACGCTGAGATCATCACAAACTGCAGCACCCAGCCGATCATGTAGCCGATCGGCCTGCTCAGCAGGGCGCACGTCAGCACCAGCACCACAGCGATCGCGAACGATCCGCCCAGCAGCCACCAGGCGTACCAGTCGTGCTGGTTCAGCCCCCAGGCGGCCAGCCCGAAGAACAGCATCAGGCATGCCTCCAGGCACAGCACCGAGGAGGCGAAGAGCGTCTTGACCGAACGGGGAGGCTGAACCTGGCCCGGCCGCCACTCCCGCTGAGCCTTCGTGAGGCGACGGTTCCTCTGAGCCATCAGCTGTCCTTCCGCAGTCGGTCGTCCTCAGCGCCCAGCAGGGTGCGAGCCTCTCCCACCAGGGTGATCGACCCGGTGATGAGCACTCCCCCGCTGACCGTGGCACCGTCCTCATCCACACGGGCAACAGCCCAGTCGATTGCCTCGTCCAGGCGCTCCGTGGTGTGCAGGTCCTCCTCCCGGAAGCCGGCATCAGCCGCCATCGAGACCAGCTCCTCAGCCGGGACCGCGCGCGGCGAGACCGACTGGGTGAAGCAGATCTCACTGACCAGATCCTCGTACTGCTCGTACAGGGTGGTCATCATCGCCCGGACGTCCTTCTCCTGAAGAATGCCGACGACGAGCACCAGCTTGTCCAGTCCGAAGCTCTCCTTCAGCGCCAGAGCGGACGCCTCAAGACCGGCTGGGTTGTGCGCAGCATCAGCGATGATCGCCGGGCCCGTGCGCAGCGTCTCAAGCCGGCCGGGGCTGGTGATGTGCTCACAGGCCAGCTGCAGGTTCTCCATATTCAGCTCCTGCTCCCCGCCCCCGATGAGCGCCTCCAGGGCGGCCACTGCCAAAGCGAAGTTCTCCGCCTGGTGAGCGCCGTGCAGCGCCAGCAGCAGCTCCGGGTAGCGTCCAGCGATCCCCTGGACGGTGACCTGCTGGCCTCCCACACCCGGCAGTCTGGACTCCACACCGAATTCCACGCCCTCGAACCGGAACGGCACGTCCGCCTCCCGTGCGGCCTCCAGCAGCACATCGGCCGCCTCAGGCACCTGGGCAGCCGAGATCAGGAACCCGCCGGGCTTGATGATCCCGGCCTTCTCCAAGGCGATGTCATGCTCGGAGTCCCCCAGCATCTCGGTGTGGTCCAGGCTGATCGGGGTGACGACCTGCACCTGGCCCTCCACCACATTAGTGGCGTCCCAGGCGCCGCCCAGGCCCACCTCCAGGACCATGACATCCACCGGCTCATCGGCGAACACCGCGAAGGCCAGCACCGTCAGGCATTCGAACAGCGTCAGCGGCGCCTCGCCCTCGGCGGTCAGCTTCTCATCGACCATCCCGATGTAAGGGCGGATCTCGTCCCAGATCCGCACGAACGTCTCATCCGAGACCGGCACGCCGTCGATGCTGATCCGTTCCGTCACCGCCCCCATATGCGGGGAGCCGTACCGGCCGGTGCGGAGGTCATGGGCCAGCAGGCCCGCCTCGATCATCCGGGCCGTGGAGGTCTTCCCGTTGGTGCCGGTGATGTGGATGGCCGGAGCGGAGCGCTCCGGGTTCCCCAGCACATCCATGGCCATGCGCACCGGCTCCAGCCGAGGGTGCGTCTGGTTCTCTGGTGCACGGGCGAGCATCTCCGCGTAGACGGAGGCCACGGAGAACTGGTCGAACGGCTCTCCAGGGGTCAAAGAATTCTCGGGCATCAGCTGCTCTCCACTACGACGACGTCGGCTTTCGGCTCCTCGGCGGCCGGGTCCTCCACCAGGTCAAGATCCACGGTGAGGGTGTCCTCGGTGACCAGCTCCGCGTGCTCATCCACCGCAGAGATGATCTCTGGGGCGGCGACGAGCACGGTGCGGATCCGGTCTGAGACGTTCAGGCCGGCATCCTTGCGGGCCGCCTGAACGATGCGGATCACGTCACGGGCGGTTCCCTCGGCGACCAGCTCGTCGGTCAGCTCAGTGTCCAGCACCAGGAAACCGGCGTCGAGGGTGGTGACCGTCCTGTCCCCCGCCTCTTCGGAAACCGTGGTGGTCAGCTCGTACTCGCCTTCCTGCAGCTGCAGCCCGCCGGCAGTCACCGCACCGTCCTGCACAGACCAGTCACCGGACTTCGCACCCTTGATGGCGTGCTGAACATCCTTGCCCAGGCGGGGCCCGGCGGCGCGCGCGTTGACCACCAGCTGCCGGCCGATCCCGAAGTCGGACTCCTCGGTCTCGGCGGCCTCCAGCAGATCCACAGCCTTCAGATTCAGCTCCTCGGCGATGATCTCCTGATAGGTGCCTGAGAGCTGATCGGCACCGGGCACCACCACGGTGAGCCTCTTCAGCGGCTGGCGCACCCGGATCTTCGCCTGCTTGCGCAGCGCGGAGCCGGCAGAGGTGATCGCGCGGGTGCGCTCCATGCGCTCCACGGCCTGCTCGTCCCGCAGATAGTCCTCCGGGTTGGGCCAGTCCGTCAGGTGCACGGAGCGCCCGCCGGTCAGGCCGCGCCAGATCTCCTCAGACACCAGCGGCAGCATCGGCGCCGCCACCCTGGTGAAGGTCTCCAAGACGGTGCAGAGCACATCATAGGCGGTGCGGTCCTCCGCGTAGAACCGTGCACGGGAGCGACGGATGTACCAGTTGGTCAGGGTCTCCGCGAACCGGCGCAGCGCCTCCGCCGCCTCCGCGATCGCGAACTCATCCAGCGCCTCAGTGACCTCACGGACCAGGTCCCCGGCGGCGGCGAGGATGTAGTGGTCCAGGGGGTTCTCGACGTCCTCTGCCCTCACCGTCTTCGCCTGGTATCCCCTGCCGCCATCAGCGGTGTTGGCGTACAGGGCGAAGAAGTGCCAGGCGTTCCACATCGGCAGCAGCACCTGGCGGACGCCCTCACGGATGCCCTCCTCCGTGACGATGAGGTTGCCGCCGCGCAGGATCGGCGAGCTCATCAGGAACCAGCGCATCGCATCCGAGCCGTCCCGATCGAACACCTCGTTGACATCCGGGTAGTTCTGCAGCGACTTGGACATCTTCTGCCCGTCCGAGCCGAGCACAATCCCGTGGCTGATCACATTGGTGAACGCAGGCCGGTCGAACAGGGCAGCAGCCAGGACGTGCATGGTGTAGAACCAGCCGCGAGTCTGGCCGATGTACTCCACGATGAAGTCAGCCGGGTGATGGCCCTCGAACCAGTCAGCATTCTCGAACGGGTAGTGCACCTGAGCGAACTGCATCGACCCTGAGTCGAACCAGACATCGAGGACGTCCTCCACGCGGACCATCCTGGACTTTCCGGTGGGGTCGTCCGGGTTGGGGCGGGTGAGGCTGTCGATCCAGGGGCGGTGCAGGTCCGGCTCGCCCGCGGCATTGCGCGGATAGTCGCCGAAGGCATCCTTGAGCTCGTCCAAGGACCCGTAGACCTCCGTGCGGGGGTAGTTGGGGTCGTCGGAGACCCACACCGGGATGGGGCTGCCCCAGTACCGGTTGCGGCTGATCGACCAGTCGCGCGCGTTCTCCAGCCACTTGCCGAACTGGCCGTGCTTCACGTTCTCCGGGATCCAGTTGATCTGCTCATTGAGCTCAACCATCCGGTCCTTGAACTGGGTGACTGCCACATACCAGGAGGTCACCGCCTTGTAGATCAGCGGGGTCCGGCATCGCCAGCAGTGCGGGTAGGAGTGCACATAGGACTTCTCCTGCACCAGCCGGCCGTCGGCCTTCAGCCGGTTGATGATGGTGCGGTTGGCGTCGAAGACCTGCTTCCCAGCGATCTCTGCCAGGGGCGCGTCGCCCGACGGCGTGGGCTCGGCGAACATCGGCAGGAACTTGGCGCCGGAGTCCACGGAGAGGATGACAGGGATTCCCGCCTCCTCTGAGGACCGCTGGTCCTCCTCACCGTAGGCGGAGGCCTGGTGGACCAGACCGGTTCCGTCGGTGGTGGTGACGTAGTCCTCCACGAGCACCTGGAATGCCTGCTCGGTGCCCCACTTCTCAGCGTCGGCGTAGTACCCCCAGAGGGGCTTGTACCGCAGCCCGGCCAGCTGCTTCCCGCGGTAGGTGCCGACGACGGCGCTGGCCGCCTGCTCTGCCGCGGCCGCCTCCTCAGAGGCAGCGAACCCCAGGTCCTCGGCGTAGTCGGCGAGCAGGTCCTTCGCCAGCATCACCCTGCCGGGCACCGGGCTCGCAGAAGGAGCCTCTACGACGACGTACTCCACCTCCGGCCCCACGGCCACAGAGAAGTTGGTGGGCAGGGTCCAGGGGGTGGTGGTCCAGGCGAGCAGGTTCACTCCGATGAGCTCCTCAGGGCCCTCGGTGATGGGGAACGCGACGGTGACGGAAGGGTCCTGGCGGTCCTGGTAGACCTCGTCGTCCATGCGCAGCTCATGGTTGGACAGCGGGGTCTCGTCCTTCCAGCAGTACGGCAGCACCCGGAACCCCTGGTAGGTGAGACCCTTTTCGTGCAGCTGCTTGAACGCCCAGATGACCGACTCCATGAACTCGACATTCAGGGTCCTGTAGTCGTTCTCGAAGTCCACCCAGCGGGCCTGGCGAGACACGTAGTCCTCCCACTCGCGGGTGAACTTCAGCACGTTGGACCGGCACGCGTCGTTGAACCTGTCGATGCCCATCGACTCGATCTCGGCCTTGTCCGTCATGCCGAGCTCCTTCATCGCGGAGAGCTCGGCGGGCAGGCCGTGGGTGTCCCAGCCGAACCGGCGCTCGACCTTCTGGCCGCGCATGGTTCGGTAGCGCGGGATCAGGTCCTTGGCGTAGCCGGTCAGCAGGTGCCCGTAGTGGGGCAGGCCGTTGGCGAACGGCGGCCCGTCGTAGAAGACGAACTCCTCGCCCTGACGCTGCTCCACGGACGCTTTGAAGGTGCCGTCGGATTCCCAGTGCTTGAGGATCCGCTCCTCAATCTCGGGGAAGCGCACAGAGGTGGGAACCTCACGCTTCTCACCAGAGGAAGCACGAGGGTAGACGGGAGAAGTCTCAGTCATGGAGTCCATCCTGCTCGGGGCCGAACACGGTACGTATCTGCACTTGCCGCAAGGACGCTGACGCGCGGTACCACCTTGCTTGCACGCACCGACTCAGACGGCGTCGTGCCTCTCCATGACTGCTGTGACGGGCTTACCCGTCCGGGTCTACTCAGCTCCGCACGACGTCGTCGCACTGAGGCTTTTCTTCCGGATGCTCCCCGGTGATAGCCGGATCATCACGATTCAGGCCCCAAGTCTACTAGAGGCCTTGTGCACCTTCCTCCCAGCTTCTAGCGTCAAGGCATGGAGATTGAGCTGATCGGCGACACTGCGGCTGAGGAGACGCTGCTGCTGGTCAGCGCCTTCGTGCTCTCCGCCGTGATCGGCGTGGAGCGCGAGGTCCGACAGAAGTCGGCCGGGGCGCGCACGCACATCCTGGTGGGGCTCGGTTCGGCGCTGTTCACGCTGGTCTCCGCCTACGGCTTCGCCCACATCCTCGAAGAGGGCGTGATCCTGGACCCCTCACGCATTGCCGCACAGATCGTCTCGGGCATCGGCTTCATCGGTGCCGGGGTGATCTTTGTGCGCCAGAACATCGTCTCGGGCCTCACCACAGCCGGATCGATCTGGGTGACTGCCGCGGTGGGGATGGCGTGCGGGGCCGGAATGCCGCTGATCGCCGCCGTCACCGTGGTGCTCCACCTTCTGGCGATGACGATTGTGACGCGGCTGGTGCGCCG
The sequence above is drawn from the Nesterenkonia populi genome and encodes:
- a CDS encoding glycosyltransferase family 2 protein, whose protein sequence is MQDLLWLPAYFSLARVLYSQRLDNRDLFTCLSMYSFAEDLYGMRAFTEGVDRSYYSDLLTWNGECARAGEVLDYDEPDYDRAYSQRYLSLNTVNPNVTGDKDKASEWTARLGREFTKYGLAPLQFENPESPSFYEIACDVKPVEGKDLPLVTVIMPIYEPNPATDVAIRSLLGQSWQNLEIIIIDDASPQVNDDGTPTPYREQLEAWAAKDSRIRLVLCEQNRGAYAVRNDAFDIARGEFVTIADKDDWHHPERIARQAKDLIKHPKKHANIVQWVRVDEDLKFQVRWGPDRVIHPSFASIMYRTEVVKQKLGYWDAVRKSADNEYKRRFELVFETKLISDDPIPMAFSLLGDDNLTSTDFGLGYRHPDREIYQRAYGAWHQDIRAGARPYMPKNPEKRLFVAPPSFLPERDKSHVPHYDVIYVSEFGMLGGNTVGLMQEIQASLDAGLKVGFLALQNGLAPNASKRRMVPELERLFLEGRLDWLTLDRAVTTPLMVLHWPAVMQLATGLESKIQADRIVSVANQLPAQLGGDGRYYSVDQVSQNCLQTFGLKPVWAPQTAVAREFITSQLPPQELSETNWTSVVAYAPDLEPRQPDPERSPVIGRPVEETETHWPLKSVRSQAYPVSGTPRVALRSDAEVLRQRGVVGADGIPDQWLVEHPSEEGVLDYIEGLDFLVHYSDQPWTESVEPCVVAALKAGTPVILDPSFEPVYGEAAVYAAPREARRTVEGLWKDVDAYAARQQRGLDFLRQHRSSEPYIDRLRSGGSTGEPEAAAAI
- a CDS encoding ABC transporter permease — encoded protein: MAAVTAEAPYTLGAKRVVEMDGRRLSRVGARPTLLQYMKDLWRFRHFLIYDSRARTSSQNNMDSLGRVWMIINPLLQAAVYFFIFGYILETHRDVVNFLGYLIIGVLTFRFITGAVTSGSTSIAGNQSVVQSFNFPRACLPISTVIRELFATVPIFVVMALIVYFMGDYQVGDMERAEITLGWDWLIFFPVIFLALLVMTGLGLMLARLVAKYNDVKHLIQVATRLWFYASAVIFSVERFSDLGHDWIITVMHFNPAFCILDIIRDAWLYDGIGEPFRWAVLIGWAIGAMVIGMIVFWRGEETYGRER
- a CDS encoding ABC transporter ATP-binding protein; amino-acid sequence: MTASAYTPRRANWLTSPEAEGLDTDPEILTDGFGDIEEIAWDDAPLTHSAPVVETVDPENVSVAVDGASKTYRVRSSNEYLKEKHKAARQVKRVLGSGWLEVPALQPVSFVVNRGETVGVIGTNGSGKSTLMKLLTGKIRPTDGEVYATSTPVMLGVNAALVKEISGRENIRLGCLAMGLSPKETQDRFPLIVEISGLQDSLDMPLKAYSSGMASRLQFAIATAVDPDILLIDEALNTGDAKFRARTKERLDEVREQAGCVFLVSHSLGTIKQMCTRVLWIEQGQLLADGDPEWVCSQYQEYTDHSSNGRRRSAQIVYDRTLLKLSPVQVEFADGTRPKKAAPA
- the ndk gene encoding nucleoside-diphosphate kinase, which gives rise to MSEQTLVLIKPDGVERGLTGEVLRRIEAKGYRIAELTKLTATPAQLAEHYAEHEGKPFFQPLVDFMLSGPIVAAVVEGEGVIAGFRSLCGVSDPTAAAPGTIRGDLGRDWGEKVQKNLVHGSDSPESAEREISIWFG
- a CDS encoding DUF4233 domain-containing protein, giving the protein MAQRNRRLTKAQREWRPGQVQPPRSVKTLFASSVLCLEACLMLFFGLAAWGLNQHDWYAWWLLGGSFAIAVVLVLTCALLSRPIGYMIGWVLQFVMISAFLWTALITEYGLWVPLALIPGLGFLACWWYAVRTGAKLDVEKMERYRLEEELAAEREEKDS
- a CDS encoding bifunctional folylpolyglutamate synthase/dihydrofolate synthase, whose translation is MPENSLTPGEPFDQFSVASVYAEMLARAPENQTHPRLEPVRMAMDVLGNPERSAPAIHITGTNGKTSTARMIEAGLLAHDLRTGRYGSPHMGAVTERISIDGVPVSDETFVRIWDEIRPYIGMVDEKLTAEGEAPLTLFECLTVLAFAVFADEPVDVMVLEVGLGGAWDATNVVEGQVQVVTPISLDHTEMLGDSEHDIALEKAGIIKPGGFLISAAQVPEAADVLLEAAREADVPFRFEGVEFGVESRLPGVGGQQVTVQGIAGRYPELLLALHGAHQAENFALAVAALEALIGGGEQELNMENLQLACEHITSPGRLETLRTGPAIIADAAHNPAGLEASALALKESFGLDKLVLVVGILQEKDVRAMMTTLYEQYEDLVSEICFTQSVSPRAVPAEELVSMAADAGFREEDLHTTERLDEAIDWAVARVDEDGATVSGGVLITGSITLVGEARTLLGAEDDRLRKDS
- the ileS gene encoding isoleucine--tRNA ligase, with protein sequence MTETSPVYPRASSGEKREVPTSVRFPEIEERILKHWESDGTFKASVEQRQGEEFVFYDGPPFANGLPHYGHLLTGYAKDLIPRYRTMRGQKVERRFGWDTHGLPAELSAMKELGMTDKAEIESMGIDRFNDACRSNVLKFTREWEDYVSRQARWVDFENDYRTLNVEFMESVIWAFKQLHEKGLTYQGFRVLPYCWKDETPLSNHELRMDDEVYQDRQDPSVTVAFPITEGPEELIGVNLLAWTTTPWTLPTNFSVAVGPEVEYVVVEAPSASPVPGRVMLAKDLLADYAEDLGFAASEEAAAAEQAASAVVGTYRGKQLAGLRYKPLWGYYADAEKWGTEQAFQVLVEDYVTTTDGTGLVHQASAYGEEDQRSSEEAGIPVILSVDSGAKFLPMFAEPTPSGDAPLAEIAGKQVFDANRTIINRLKADGRLVQEKSYVHSYPHCWRCRTPLIYKAVTSWYVAVTQFKDRMVELNEQINWIPENVKHGQFGKWLENARDWSISRNRYWGSPIPVWVSDDPNYPRTEVYGSLDELKDAFGDYPRNAAGEPDLHRPWIDSLTRPNPDDPTGKSRMVRVEDVLDVWFDSGSMQFAQVHYPFENADWFEGHHPADFIVEYIGQTRGWFYTMHVLAAALFDRPAFTNVISHGIVLGSDGQKMSKSLQNYPDVNEVFDRDGSDAMRWFLMSSPILRGGNLIVTEEGIREGVRQVLLPMWNAWHFFALYANTADGGRGYQAKTVRAEDVENPLDHYILAAAGDLVREVTEALDEFAIAEAAEALRRFAETLTNWYIRRSRARFYAEDRTAYDVLCTVLETFTRVAAPMLPLVSEEIWRGLTGGRSVHLTDWPNPEDYLRDEQAVERMERTRAITSAGSALRKQAKIRVRQPLKRLTVVVPGADQLSGTYQEIIAEELNLKAVDLLEAAETEESDFGIGRQLVVNARAAGPRLGKDVQHAIKGAKSGDWSVQDGAVTAGGLQLQEGEYELTTTVSEEAGDRTVTTLDAGFLVLDTELTDELVAEGTARDVIRIVQAARKDAGLNVSDRIRTVLVAAPEIISAVDEHAELVTEDTLTVDLDLVEDPAAEEPKADVVVVESS
- a CDS encoding MgtC/SapB family protein — translated: MEIELIGDTAAEETLLLVSAFVLSAVIGVEREVRQKSAGARTHILVGLGSALFTLVSAYGFAHILEEGVILDPSRIAAQIVSGIGFIGAGVIFVRQNIVSGLTTAGSIWVTAAVGMACGAGMPLIAAVTVVLHLLAMTIVTRLVRRLPQHGRTQRFDVRYRDGRGILREILRAASELGYETGLSQTKREDSEDGPVVEATMTFSRPQHQPPSVLMQALTELDGVVEVRAVNPELE